One Papaver somniferum cultivar HN1 chromosome 10, ASM357369v1, whole genome shotgun sequence genomic window carries:
- the LOC113315227 gene encoding snakin-2-like: MAQLRMILLMGFLIFFVSQVSTEIQSKTVRGANRRLMEEVDCDGLCLTRCSLHSRPNVCTRACGTCCVRCKCVPPGTFGNREVCGTCYTDMTTHGNKTKCP, translated from the exons ATGGCACAGCTACGCATGATTCTTCTAATGGGGTTTTTGATCTTCTTCGTTTCTCAG GTTTCAACTGAGATACAGAGTAAAACTGTAAGAGGAGCAAACAGAAGGCTGATGGAAGAGGTGGATTGTGATGGGTTATGTTTAACAAGGTGCAGTCTTCATTCAAGACCAAATGTGTGCACAAGAGCTTGCGGGACATGTTGCGTGAGGTGCAAATGTGTACCACCGGGTACATTTGGAAATAGAGAAGTTTGTGGAACATGTTACACTGACATGACTACCCATGGTAATAAGACCAAATGCCCTTGA